One region of Mucilaginibacter sp. 14171R-50 genomic DNA includes:
- the tsaD gene encoding tRNA (adenosine(37)-N6)-threonylcarbamoyltransferase complex transferase subunit TsaD, with the protein MPVILGIESSCDETSAAVCVDGEILSNVIANQTIHEAYGGVVPELASRVHQQNIVPAVQQALLNAKVSKNDIDAVAFTRGPGLLGSLLVGVSFAKSFALAKNLPLVDINHMQAHILAHFIGPNKPAFPFLCLTVSGGHTQIVLVKDYFDMEVIGQTLDDAAGEAMDKTSKILGLPYPGGPLIDKHARSGNPDAYKFPEPQIPGFDFSFSGLKTAILYFIRDNVAANPDFIKQNINDICASVEKRIATILLNKLKRAAKEYNIKDIALAGGVSANTGLREGLTRLGAENGWNVFIPKFEYCTDNAAMIAIAGYYKYLKGEFAGQDVAPLARMPM; encoded by the coding sequence ATATTAAGCAATGTTATTGCCAATCAAACCATCCACGAAGCGTACGGAGGCGTTGTCCCCGAGCTTGCCTCAAGGGTTCATCAGCAAAATATTGTTCCTGCTGTACAACAAGCACTATTAAACGCAAAAGTAAGCAAAAATGATATTGATGCGGTAGCTTTTACGCGCGGCCCGGGGCTTTTAGGCTCACTTTTGGTAGGGGTTTCGTTCGCCAAGTCCTTCGCGCTTGCCAAAAACCTGCCATTGGTAGATATTAACCACATGCAGGCGCATATACTTGCGCACTTTATCGGCCCAAACAAGCCTGCTTTTCCTTTTTTGTGCCTTACCGTATCAGGGGGGCATACGCAAATAGTTTTGGTAAAAGATTACTTCGATATGGAAGTGATTGGCCAAACCCTTGACGACGCGGCAGGCGAGGCGATGGACAAGACCAGTAAAATATTAGGCCTGCCATATCCCGGCGGCCCGTTGATAGATAAGCACGCACGCAGTGGTAACCCTGATGCCTATAAATTCCCCGAGCCGCAGATACCGGGCTTTGATTTTAGCTTTAGCGGACTTAAAACAGCCATCCTTTATTTTATAAGGGATAACGTTGCTGCTAACCCTGATTTTATAAAGCAAAATATAAACGACATTTGCGCATCGGTTGAAAAACGCATTGCTACTATTTTATTAAATAAATTAAAACGTGCCGCTAAGGAATATAACATTAAAGATATAGCCCTGGCCGGCGGTGTGTCGGCTAATACCGGTTTGCGCGAAGGGCTTACCCGGCTTGGCGCCGAAAACGGCTGGAACGTTTTTATACCCAAGTTTGAATACTGTACTGATAACGCGGCTATGATAGCCATTGCCGGTTATTATAAATATTTAAAAGGTGAATTTGCCGGGCAGGACGTAGCGCCGCTGGCACGTATGCCGATGTAG
- a CDS encoding contact-dependent growth inhibition system immunity protein, with product MQSNWKFKSLQNLEKKVMTNDGYSSNLTARCTELLRRPLNEYSVEDMRIMIGQQVGLNYLIPLALEQLHINILSEGDYYPGDLLNVVLKVDKAFWSKNSLLFKNLIQLIKGNKNLLLQSGISEDILANFN from the coding sequence ATGCAAAGCAATTGGAAATTCAAGTCTTTGCAAAACCTTGAAAAGAAGGTGATGACAAATGATGGATATTCTTCCAATTTAACCGCGCGCTGCACAGAACTTTTAAGACGGCCGTTAAACGAATACTCGGTTGAAGACATGAGAATTATGATCGGGCAGCAAGTAGGTTTGAATTACCTAATACCATTAGCTCTGGAACAGTTACATATTAACATTTTATCGGAAGGGGATTATTACCCAGGAGATCTTTTAAATGTGGTATTGAAAGTTGATAAGGCGTTTTGGAGTAAGAATAGTTTATTATTCAAAAACTTGATACAGTTAATTAAGGGGAATAAAAATTTATTACTTCAATCTGGTATCTCTGAAGATATATTAGCCAATTTCAATTAA
- a CDS encoding IPT/TIG domain-containing protein: MKLYLKKILKKPAILALLIVAVSACKKETVIKPTPQPEVKTSTVKGKIDGKEFVIKENNIKSTLFSTPGDGVKSLETSATLDANGNKLTFFIDDLKNGAIALTKKSGTSLNPGTKTIKVNAGTSQTYVQYFNSGNAYYALSGSISITITDTYIEVKWDIMFKDASGREFNSSGGFTITFASVVTKPKSEVKDPTPVADKPTIENIAPTKGRTGDTVSITGVNYSATPADDVVKFNGVNAEIISATATKLMVKVPAGGSTGAVSVKVKNSEVATGPTFTYIQAATFTSFAPASAKTGDTIVVKGTNFSTIPADNVVHFTGPQNNLFTGTVIAATATQLQVIVPQGAVTGKIYLTVNSGTKLTSATDFTLVVPSPPNGWTQVDQTVSPQTGIMSASSGSRMFFTNGKTGRNLYYSSDKGVTFNNVFNSLPLTKDTLKVNFIVADGNYFYITTNLGVVKTDGTVFTKLIVNPNLPNLGFNGIVAKSDKVYLLSGQSYYISLNGGTSFQVKNASLGGATRLDHIASDGGGKYFYAIDPASNKFYRSTDQGQTWLVTTGTTGTYFLNEGYKNILSAPGYTYAIFSTSAQIADNRLYQSRGQGDVFVKVSDEQVNVIKQWGDYVAYGGTSFSLSNDVGNSYKKYTIPQGATIAGIERVDNTFFIFCTTSGGQSVRIYKRAF, from the coding sequence ATGAAGCTGTATCTGAAAAAAATATTAAAAAAACCGGCCATCCTTGCCTTGCTTATTGTGGCGGTAAGCGCGTGCAAAAAAGAAACTGTAATTAAGCCAACTCCCCAACCGGAGGTTAAAACCTCTACCGTTAAAGGTAAAATAGACGGAAAGGAATTCGTCATCAAAGAAAATAATATCAAAAGCACATTATTCAGCACCCCCGGCGATGGGGTAAAATCCCTGGAGACATCGGCCACGCTGGATGCCAACGGCAACAAGCTTACTTTTTTTATCGACGATCTGAAGAACGGCGCTATCGCCCTAACCAAAAAGTCGGGCACATCACTTAACCCCGGCACTAAAACCATTAAAGTAAACGCGGGCACATCGCAAACCTATGTGCAGTACTTTAACAGCGGCAATGCGTATTATGCATTATCAGGCTCTATCAGTATCACCATTACGGATACCTATATTGAGGTTAAATGGGACATTATGTTTAAGGATGCAAGTGGCCGCGAGTTTAACTCGTCAGGTGGGTTTACCATAACCTTCGCATCGGTAGTAACCAAACCAAAGTCAGAGGTAAAAGACCCTACTCCGGTGGCTGATAAACCAACTATCGAAAACATTGCACCTACAAAAGGCCGTACCGGCGATACCGTGTCCATAACCGGTGTAAATTATAGTGCAACGCCTGCAGATGATGTGGTTAAATTCAATGGCGTAAATGCCGAGATCATATCGGCCACCGCTACCAAACTTATGGTTAAAGTACCGGCAGGCGGTTCAACAGGCGCGGTGTCTGTAAAAGTTAAGAACAGCGAGGTTGCCACCGGGCCTACGTTTACCTATATACAAGCGGCAACATTTACATCGTTTGCGCCGGCAAGCGCTAAAACTGGCGATACCATAGTTGTAAAAGGCACTAATTTTAGCACGATACCGGCAGACAATGTTGTACACTTTACCGGCCCGCAAAACAACCTGTTCACCGGTACAGTGATAGCTGCAACGGCCACGCAATTACAGGTTATAGTACCGCAGGGCGCCGTAACCGGTAAAATATATTTGACGGTTAACAGCGGCACCAAACTAACAAGCGCAACCGACTTTACGCTTGTGGTACCGTCGCCACCAAACGGTTGGACTCAAGTAGATCAAACGGTAAGTCCGCAAACGGGTATTATGTCGGCATCCTCAGGCAGTCGCATGTTCTTCACCAATGGCAAAACCGGCAGAAACCTGTATTACAGCAGCGATAAAGGGGTCACCTTCAATAATGTATTTAACAGCCTGCCGCTTACAAAAGATACATTGAAAGTTAACTTTATTGTAGCCGATGGGAACTACTTTTACATAACCACTAACCTGGGCGTTGTAAAAACAGATGGCACAGTGTTCACCAAACTTATCGTAAACCCTAATTTGCCAAACCTGGGCTTTAACGGCATAGTCGCTAAAAGTGATAAGGTGTACCTGCTATCGGGCCAGTCATATTATATATCACTGAACGGGGGAACCAGTTTCCAGGTAAAAAATGCGAGCTTAGGTGGCGCTACCAGGCTTGACCATATTGCAAGCGATGGAGGCGGTAAATATTTTTACGCTATTGATCCTGCATCCAATAAGTTCTACCGCTCTACCGACCAGGGGCAAACATGGCTGGTTACTACGGGAACTACGGGCACTTACTTTTTAAACGAAGGCTATAAAAATATCCTTTCGGCGCCTGGTTACACCTATGCTATATTCAGCACCAGCGCGCAAATAGCTGATAACCGCCTATATCAATCGCGCGGCCAGGGCGACGTATTTGTTAAAGTAAGTGACGAGCAGGTAAATGTGATAAAACAATGGGGGGATTATGTGGCCTATGGCGGCACAAGTTTCAGCCTGTCGAACGATGTAGGCAACAGCTATAAAAAGTACACCATACCGCAAGGGGCTACCATTGCCGGTATCGAAAGGGTAGATAACACTTTCTTTATTTTCTGCACCACTTCTGGCGGGCAATCTGTCAGAATATATAAAAGGGCTTTCTAA
- the uvrA gene encoding excinuclease ABC subunit UvrA, which yields MIKEAEKDPQKNIIIKGARVHNLKNMDVAIPKNKLVVITGMSGSGKSSLAFDTLYAEGQRRYVESLSSYARQFLGRMNKPDVDYIKGIAPAIAIEQKVITSNPRSTVGTSTEIYDYLKLLFSRIGKTISPVSGGIVKKDSVTDVINFITTLPDETQVTILCPLHPHNNRSIKEELAVLMQKGFVRVEYDGQVSRIESLLEDESIDNASIDTGKGKKDDAADHTQTTTVDPHVRIVIDRITKNEEDETISRLADSIQTAFFEGKGDCFVRYRKPEEEEETERFFCDRFELDGIRFEEPTPNFFSFNNPYGACKRCEGYGKIIGIDEDLVIPDKSKTVYEGAIAPWRGEKMREWNDVLVKNSLKFDFPIHRQYNQLTEEQQRLLWTGNQYFRGLDAFFKEMEEQTYKIQYRVLLSRYRGKTTCPECKGSRLRKDATYVKIDGKSITDVVLMPLDTALEFFSNLQLNETDLKIGKRLLLEITNRLSFLNDVGLAYLTLNRLSNTLSGGESQRINLATSLGSSLVGSIYVLDEPSIGLHPRDTQRLVTVLKSLRDVGNTVLVVEHEEEIMKAADHIIDIGPEAGTHGGNLIFTGTYDQIIVDDDSLTGKYLSGREEIAIPKTRRKWSDFIEIKGARENNLKHANAKFPLGVLTVVTGVSGSGKTSLVKRILAPALQKTLGNYSGDQSGAFDSIEGDYNKIEQVELVDQNPIGRSSRSNPVTYVKAWDEIRNLYAALPAAKAAGLKPSAFSFNVEGGRCDVCQGEGEVKIEMQFMADIFLTCEACGSKRFKQHILDVTYQDKNVSEVLEMTIDEALIFFAKDTKILAKIKPLVDVGLGYVQLGQSSNTLSGGEAQRIKLASFLVKGNNTHKTLFIFDEPTTGLHFADIKKLLKSFDALLEHGNTIIVIEHNMDVIKCADWVIDIGPEGGDRGGNVVFEGTPENLIKIEDSYTGQFLKERL from the coding sequence ATGATCAAGGAAGCAGAAAAAGATCCGCAGAAAAATATAATTATAAAAGGGGCAAGGGTACACAACCTTAAAAATATGGATGTGGCCATCCCCAAAAACAAGCTGGTGGTTATTACGGGCATGTCGGGCTCGGGTAAATCGTCGCTGGCGTTTGATACTTTGTATGCCGAAGGGCAGCGCCGCTATGTAGAAAGCTTATCATCGTACGCACGCCAGTTTCTGGGCCGCATGAACAAGCCCGATGTTGATTACATAAAGGGCATAGCCCCGGCAATAGCTATCGAGCAGAAAGTAATCACCAGTAACCCACGCTCTACAGTTGGTACCAGCACCGAGATATACGATTACCTTAAACTGCTTTTTTCGCGCATTGGCAAAACCATATCGCCGGTATCGGGCGGGATAGTAAAGAAGGACAGCGTAACCGACGTGATCAATTTTATTACCACCCTGCCTGATGAAACACAGGTAACTATACTGTGCCCGCTGCACCCGCATAACAACCGCAGTATTAAAGAGGAACTTGCCGTTTTGATGCAAAAGGGGTTTGTAAGGGTTGAGTACGACGGGCAGGTATCGCGTATAGAATCGCTTTTGGAAGATGAAAGCATCGATAACGCCTCGATAGATACCGGGAAAGGCAAAAAAGACGATGCTGCCGACCATACGCAAACAACGACTGTTGATCCGCATGTGCGCATAGTTATTGACCGCATTACTAAAAATGAGGAAGATGAAACCATTAGCCGACTGGCTGATAGTATACAAACCGCGTTTTTTGAAGGTAAAGGCGATTGCTTTGTGCGTTACCGCAAACCCGAGGAGGAGGAAGAAACCGAACGTTTCTTTTGCGACCGCTTTGAGCTTGACGGCATCCGCTTTGAAGAACCTACACCAAACTTCTTCAGCTTTAATAACCCTTACGGCGCTTGTAAGCGCTGCGAGGGGTATGGCAAGATCATCGGTATTGACGAAGACCTGGTTATCCCCGATAAAAGTAAAACCGTTTATGAGGGCGCTATTGCCCCCTGGCGCGGCGAGAAGATGCGCGAGTGGAACGATGTGCTGGTAAAAAACTCCCTGAAATTTGATTTCCCTATTCACCGGCAGTATAACCAGCTTACCGAAGAACAGCAGCGCCTGCTATGGACAGGCAATCAATATTTTCGGGGGCTGGATGCTTTCTTCAAGGAAATGGAGGAGCAAACTTATAAGATACAATACCGCGTGCTGCTATCGCGCTACCGCGGAAAAACTACCTGCCCCGAATGTAAGGGCAGCCGTTTGCGTAAGGATGCAACCTATGTAAAGATCGACGGAAAATCAATCACCGATGTGGTGCTGATGCCTTTAGATACCGCACTGGAATTTTTCAGCAACCTGCAGCTGAACGAAACCGACCTTAAGATAGGCAAGCGGCTGCTTTTAGAGATCACCAACCGCCTCAGCTTTTTAAATGATGTGGGCCTGGCATACCTAACACTCAACCGTTTGTCAAACACACTTTCGGGGGGCGAGTCGCAGCGCATTAACCTGGCCACGTCGCTGGGCAGCAGCCTGGTGGGTTCGATATATGTACTGGACGAGCCAAGCATTGGCCTGCACCCCCGTGATACCCAGCGTTTGGTAACGGTGCTGAAATCCCTTCGCGATGTGGGGAACACCGTTTTGGTGGTTGAGCACGAAGAAGAGATCATGAAGGCCGCCGACCATATCATAGATATTGGCCCCGAGGCCGGCACACATGGCGGCAACCTGATATTTACCGGCACTTACGACCAGATCATAGTTGACGACGATAGCCTTACCGGCAAATACCTAAGCGGCCGCGAAGAAATTGCTATACCTAAAACGCGCCGCAAGTGGAGCGATTTTATCGAGATAAAAGGCGCCCGCGAAAATAACCTGAAACATGCCAATGCCAAGTTCCCGCTGGGTGTGCTTACGGTGGTAACAGGTGTATCCGGCTCCGGTAAAACCAGCCTGGTAAAACGCATACTGGCGCCCGCCCTGCAAAAAACGCTGGGCAATTACAGCGGCGACCAAAGCGGCGCTTTTGACAGTATTGAAGGCGATTACAACAAAATTGAACAGGTGGAACTGGTTGACCAAAACCCAATCGGCCGTTCGTCGCGCTCTAACCCGGTTACTTATGTGAAAGCCTGGGACGAGATACGTAACCTGTACGCTGCGCTGCCGGCTGCAAAAGCTGCCGGTTTAAAACCATCGGCATTTTCGTTCAACGTTGAGGGGGGGCGCTGCGATGTTTGCCAGGGTGAGGGCGAAGTGAAGATAGAGATGCAGTTTATGGCGGATATCTTCCTGACCTGCGAGGCCTGCGGCAGTAAACGCTTTAAGCAGCATATACTGGATGTTACCTATCAGGATAAAAATGTATCAGAAGTGCTGGAGATGACCATTGACGAGGCGCTGATATTTTTTGCCAAAGACACTAAAATATTGGCCAAAATAAAACCACTGGTAGATGTTGGTTTAGGGTATGTGCAGTTAGGGCAATCCTCAAACACGCTATCAGGCGGCGAGGCGCAGCGTATTAAGCTGGCTTCCTTCCTTGTTAAGGGTAACAACACCCATAAAACACTATTCATATTTGATGAGCCCACAACCGGTCTGCACTTTGCCGATATCAAGAAATTGCTGAAATCATTCGACGCGCTGCTGGAGCATGGCAACACTATTATTGTGATTGAACACAATATGGATGTGATCAAATGCGCCGACTGGGTGATTGACATTGGTCCCGAAGGCGGTGACCGCGGCGGTAACGTGGTTTTTGAAGGCACCCCCGAAAACCTGATAAAAATTGAAGACAGCTATACCGGCCAGTTTTTGAAGGAAAGGCTTTAG
- a CDS encoding RNA polymerase sigma factor, whose protein sequence is MDFQLKSDQDLIHLYIAGNEAGLVELIRRYQSKIYTSIYLLVKDEALAEDIFQDTFIKVINTLKAGKYNEEGKFLPWVTRIGHNLVIDHFRREKRAPMVSNGDDFDIFEVLGHYDESAEDRLVREQTHKDLKSLIQLLPSEQKEVLIMRHFGDMSFKEIADVTDVSINTALGRMRYALNNLRKMMQSKEMSLKN, encoded by the coding sequence ATGGATTTTCAATTGAAAAGTGATCAGGATCTAATCCATCTGTATATCGCCGGTAATGAGGCCGGACTTGTTGAGCTGATTAGGCGATACCAATCAAAAATTTACACTTCCATTTATTTACTTGTAAAAGACGAGGCCCTTGCCGAAGATATTTTTCAGGATACGTTTATTAAGGTTATTAATACGCTAAAAGCTGGTAAATACAACGAAGAGGGAAAGTTTTTGCCATGGGTAACCCGTATAGGCCATAACCTGGTTATCGACCATTTTCGCCGTGAAAAGCGCGCGCCTATGGTAAGCAATGGCGATGATTTTGATATTTTTGAGGTACTGGGGCATTACGATGAAAGCGCGGAAGACCGCCTGGTACGTGAGCAAACTCATAAAGACTTGAAATCGCTGATACAACTACTACCCTCAGAGCAGAAAGAGGTACTTATTATGCGCCACTTTGGCGATATGAGCTTTAAAGAAATTGCTGATGTTACTGATGTAAGCATTAACACCGCGCTTGGCCGTATGCGTTATGCGCTTAACAACCTGCGTAAAATGATGCAAAGCAAGGAAATGAGCTTGAAAAACTAA